A portion of the Sulfurospirillum diekertiae genome contains these proteins:
- a CDS encoding substrate-binding domain-containing protein, which produces MLSKVLITTLALCSVMFAANCTERYGKGALEIKLATGSPGELGLVKVLAEEFAKSNDITLCWIKAGSGESLSLLKNKEVDLIMVHAPKGEKEALKEGWASDRSLIGSNEFYITGPKKDPALIKDSSSVVEAYSRIAAKKALFYTRADNSGTHKKELEIWKKANISPEGSWYTINKDFMLATLKKADTTGAYFMTDSSTWVAAQKELKNMKILFRGDIFLVNTYNALKQNGLETPQKNMSAKFIEFVTKGDGQKVIRSFGKELYGEAIYNDAEYAKKYDR; this is translated from the coding sequence ATGCTTTCAAAAGTTCTCATTACCACACTCGCGCTATGTAGTGTCATGTTTGCGGCAAACTGTACAGAGCGTTATGGCAAAGGTGCATTAGAAATCAAACTTGCAACCGGAAGCCCCGGAGAGTTGGGTCTTGTTAAAGTCCTAGCAGAAGAGTTTGCAAAATCAAACGATATAACACTGTGTTGGATCAAAGCAGGTTCTGGTGAATCACTCTCATTGCTTAAAAACAAAGAGGTTGATTTGATTATGGTGCATGCACCTAAAGGTGAGAAAGAGGCGCTTAAAGAGGGTTGGGCGAGTGATCGTTCGCTCATTGGGTCGAATGAATTTTACATTACAGGTCCTAAAAAAGACCCCGCATTGATTAAAGACTCTTCCAGTGTTGTCGAAGCATACTCACGCATTGCTGCCAAAAAAGCCCTTTTTTATACCCGTGCCGATAATTCAGGAACACATAAAAAAGAGCTTGAGATCTGGAAAAAAGCCAATATTTCACCTGAAGGAAGTTGGTATACCATCAATAAAGATTTTATGCTCGCAACGCTTAAAAAAGCCGATACCACAGGGGCTTACTTTATGACCGATAGCAGCACATGGGTCGCCGCTCAAAAAGAGCTCAAAAACATGAAGATTCTTTTTAGAGGTGATATTTTTTTAGTCAATACCTATAATGCGCTCAAACAAAATGGCTTAGAGACACCTCAAAAAAATATGAGTGCTAAGTTTATTGAATTTGTAACCAAAGGGGATGGCCAAAAAGTGATCCGTAGCTTTGGTAAAGAGCTTTACGGTGAAGCTATTTATAACGATGCTGAGTACGCTAAAAAATACGACCGCTAA
- a CDS encoding glutamate synthase subunit beta: MREYKTIAKAYPKKKRPAVERIEDYYPIYHNFEESEAKAQASRCLQCPIDLLRGLESEFKFCRTGCPLNNNIPRWLKKTYEKDYLGAFELSNARSPFPEILGRVCPKKGLCESSCTLEKTEYHAVSIGNVEVFLNETAYEQGAIPDYGQKEGRKFKVAVVGSGPASLSCATFLLRANIEVEMFERENRVGGLLMYGIPNFKLPKSVILRRFEWMKEAGMKVHLNTEVGKDVSLHELQEKFDAVFLGLGVPKGRSADMENEDANGVYQVMTLLTQTQKNLFDHALQKSILRNKHVVVIGGGDSAMDALRTAIRHKAKSVTCVYRRDEASMPGSRAEVINAKEEGVQFIFNALPKKAIVDAEHRVVGLEILETYTDENNRLQTKPQSFQTLPADSIILALGFQAKHFDFYDELNLAIGKSNTLIVDEHKETSHPFIFAGGDVVRGANLVVNAALDGREAAIAIARKLGLVEDQKLYM, translated from the coding sequence ATGAGAGAATATAAAACAATCGCAAAAGCCTATCCAAAAAAAAAACGCCCAGCCGTTGAGCGCATTGAGGATTATTACCCTATATATCATAACTTTGAAGAGAGTGAAGCCAAAGCGCAAGCCAGTCGTTGTTTGCAATGTCCTATTGATCTTTTACGTGGACTTGAGAGTGAGTTCAAGTTTTGTCGTACGGGTTGTCCACTGAACAACAACATTCCAAGATGGCTTAAAAAGACCTATGAAAAAGACTATTTGGGTGCGTTTGAACTTTCCAATGCCAGATCTCCTTTCCCTGAAATTTTGGGTCGCGTATGTCCCAAAAAAGGACTGTGTGAAAGTTCATGTACGCTGGAAAAAACAGAGTACCATGCCGTATCCATCGGCAATGTGGAAGTCTTTTTAAATGAAACAGCGTATGAACAAGGCGCCATTCCTGATTATGGTCAAAAAGAGGGACGAAAGTTCAAAGTTGCGGTTGTAGGCAGTGGTCCTGCCAGCTTGAGCTGTGCGACATTCTTACTTCGTGCCAACATTGAAGTGGAAATGTTTGAACGAGAAAACCGTGTAGGTGGACTTTTAATGTACGGTATTCCTAACTTCAAACTACCCAAAAGTGTCATCTTAAGACGATTTGAGTGGATGAAAGAAGCAGGTATGAAAGTCCATTTAAATACCGAAGTGGGTAAAGATGTCAGTCTCCATGAACTTCAAGAAAAGTTTGATGCCGTCTTTTTAGGTTTGGGTGTGCCCAAAGGACGCAGTGCCGACATGGAAAATGAAGATGCCAATGGCGTGTATCAAGTCATGACACTCCTCACCCAAACACAGAAAAATCTTTTCGACCATGCGCTTCAAAAATCCATTTTACGCAATAAACATGTTGTTGTCATCGGTGGTGGAGACTCCGCAATGGACGCTCTTCGCACCGCCATTCGCCATAAAGCTAAAAGTGTGACCTGTGTATACCGTAGAGATGAAGCAAGTATGCCAGGAAGCCGCGCAGAAGTGATTAACGCCAAAGAAGAAGGGGTTCAGTTTATTTTCAATGCTCTACCCAAAAAAGCGATTGTAGATGCTGAGCATCGTGTTGTTGGGCTTGAAATTCTTGAAACTTATACCGATGAAAATAACCGTCTTCAAACCAAACCACAAAGCTTTCAAACACTACCCGCCGACAGTATCATCTTAGCCCTTGGCTTTCAAGCCAAACATTTTGATTTTTACGATGAATTAAACCTTGCCATCGGTAAATCCAATACGCTGATTGTGGATGAACATAAAGAGACAAGTCATCCGTTTATCTTTGCCGGTGGCGATGTGGTCAGAGGTGCAAACTTGGTTGTCAATGCTGCTCTTGATGGAAGAGAAGCGGCTATAGCGATTGCTCGAAAACTAGGACTTGTTGAAGATCAGAAGCTTTACATGTAA
- a CDS encoding hydrogenase maturation nickel metallochaperone HypA/HybF → MHEYSIVASLIDLCEKEAKKHHAKAIKSLTISVGRLSGIEIHFLEQCFDTFKEETICHDATLSIELCEVVLLCASCHEKSIVEKNHFICPKCYSEDVAMIGGQELHVKSIEIIEE, encoded by the coding sequence ATGCATGAATACTCCATCGTCGCTTCACTCATTGACCTGTGCGAGAAAGAGGCGAAGAAGCATCATGCCAAAGCCATCAAAAGCCTTACAATAAGTGTGGGGAGACTCAGTGGCATTGAGATTCATTTTTTGGAACAGTGTTTTGATACCTTTAAAGAAGAGACCATCTGCCATGATGCAACTCTCAGTATAGAGCTGTGCGAAGTGGTGCTTTTATGCGCTTCGTGTCATGAAAAAAGTATTGTAGAAAAGAACCATTTTATCTGCCCGAAATGTTATAGTGAAGATGTCGCCATGATAGGTGGACAAGAGTTACATGTAAAAAGTATAGAGATCATAGAGGAATAG
- a CDS encoding 4Fe-4S dicluster domain-containing protein: protein MRNHFIFADSTKCVGCLSCELACAASFQGITFEEAYETKLPLISRNRVIKVDGKTSPLQCMHCESPSCLAVCPHGVIEKMDDFIKIHEEACVGCGCCSLVCPYGAITMIQKDDRRIALKCNLCFKRPEGPSCIRVCTTSAISVVDYDEYTQLMAQKG, encoded by the coding sequence ATGCGAAACCATTTTATATTTGCAGACAGTACCAAATGTGTCGGATGTTTAAGTTGTGAGTTAGCCTGTGCGGCCAGTTTCCAAGGCATTACGTTTGAAGAAGCTTATGAGACAAAATTGCCGCTTATTTCGCGTAACCGTGTTATCAAAGTGGACGGTAAAACATCACCACTTCAATGTATGCACTGCGAATCGCCTTCATGTTTGGCGGTATGCCCTCATGGTGTCATTGAAAAAATGGATGATTTTATCAAGATTCATGAAGAGGCGTGTGTCGGGTGTGGGTGTTGCTCACTGGTTTGCCCGTATGGCGCTATCACGATGATCCAAAAAGATGATCGTCGTATTGCGCTCAAATGCAACCTTTGTTTCAAACGCCCAGAGGGACCTTCGTGCATTCGTGTCTGTACAACCAGTGCCATTTCAGTAGTGGACTATGACGAATACACACAATTGATGGCGCAAAAAGGCTAA
- a CDS encoding hydrogenase large subunit gives MDKTNVILGPFDVALEEPVYFKIEPNSDGKTIHSVDMINGFVHRGIESIVLQRNFLQNLIITEKVCALCSNNHPFTYCMAVEKIAGLSLPERALYLRVVADEIKRIASHLFNLGMLSHLIHNKTLMTQFLETREDFQDLKEAIWGNRMDLSANTIGGVKFDLDEKLIASIKATLDKNRSKIEAFIALFETDPTLIARIGGVGVLSYEDALRLGVVGPVARASGVNNDVRKRAPYAAYANLHFDVVLQQDGDVLSRAKVRLYEILESMKLLHQALDSMPTGDIVLPTRTLIPEGEAVSRTEAPRGELVYYLKTNGTQKPERMKWRVPTYMNWEALKVMMPNNNIDDVALIFNSIDPCISCTER, from the coding sequence GTGGATAAAACAAACGTTATTTTAGGACCTTTTGATGTGGCACTTGAAGAGCCCGTTTACTTTAAAATCGAACCTAACAGTGATGGAAAAACGATTCACAGTGTTGATATGATTAATGGGTTTGTTCATCGTGGCATTGAATCTATCGTACTTCAACGAAACTTCTTACAAAACCTGATTATTACCGAAAAAGTCTGTGCACTCTGCTCCAACAACCATCCCTTCACCTACTGTATGGCGGTGGAAAAAATCGCTGGACTGAGCTTACCAGAACGCGCCCTTTACCTACGTGTCGTAGCCGATGAGATCAAGCGTATTGCCAGTCATCTCTTTAACCTTGGTATGCTTAGCCATCTCATTCATAACAAAACGTTGATGACACAGTTTTTAGAGACACGTGAAGATTTTCAAGACCTGAAAGAAGCCATTTGGGGTAACCGTATGGATTTAAGTGCAAATACCATCGGTGGTGTGAAATTTGATCTTGATGAAAAACTCATCGCCTCTATCAAAGCGACATTAGATAAGAACAGAAGTAAAATTGAAGCGTTTATCGCCCTGTTTGAAACCGACCCAACGCTGATCGCACGTATCGGAGGCGTTGGCGTGCTCAGTTATGAAGACGCACTCAGACTGGGTGTTGTAGGCCCTGTAGCACGAGCAAGTGGTGTCAACAACGATGTACGCAAACGTGCTCCTTATGCCGCGTATGCCAACCTTCATTTTGATGTTGTACTTCAACAAGATGGCGATGTGCTCTCTCGTGCCAAAGTAAGGCTCTATGAAATTTTAGAATCCATGAAACTGCTCCATCAGGCACTTGATTCTATGCCAACGGGAGATATTGTGCTTCCAACACGCACACTCATTCCAGAAGGGGAAGCCGTCTCTCGCACCGAAGCACCACGAGGAGAGCTGGTCTATTATCTTAAAACCAATGGCACACAAAAGCCTGAGCGTATGAAGTGGCGTGTGCCGACCTACATGAACTGGGAGGCGCTTAAAGTGATGATGCCAAACAATAACATTGATGATGTTGCACTCATTTTCAATAGCATCGATCCTTGTATCTCCTGTACAGAGCGTTAA
- a CDS encoding NADH-quinone oxidoreductase subunit C: MKSLHVKLNEVTKSLALRCHFEPNGDSLWCDIADKNLLLQLAEILKTMNARVCMITAYEKGDEHELVYHFDLDGVMLNLKLHITDKSVPSITPLFKSADWTERELSEIYGIAILNHPNPKRLFLDESIKESVLEEYYSLSSAMSGKVSQELWSKVKAEEGVNRG; the protein is encoded by the coding sequence ATGAAATCTTTACATGTAAAGCTAAATGAGGTCACCAAATCATTGGCACTTCGTTGTCATTTTGAACCTAACGGTGATAGCCTCTGGTGTGATATTGCCGATAAAAATCTACTTTTACAGCTTGCTGAAATCCTCAAAACGATGAATGCGCGGGTCTGCATGATCACTGCTTATGAAAAAGGCGATGAACATGAATTGGTCTATCATTTTGATCTTGATGGCGTCATGCTCAATCTGAAACTCCATATCACCGATAAAAGTGTTCCATCCATCACTCCTCTGTTTAAAAGCGCTGACTGGACGGAGCGAGAACTGAGTGAAATCTATGGCATTGCCATTCTCAATCACCCCAATCCCAAACGTCTCTTTTTGGATGAATCCATTAAAGAGAGTGTACTTGAAGAGTATTACTCGCTCTCTTCAGCCATGAGTGGCAAAGTAAGCCAAGAACTTTGGAGTAAAGTTAAAGCAGAAGAAGGGGTCAACCGTGGATAA
- a CDS encoding 4Fe-4S binding protein, producing the protein MNVYKGKITFNKEQCVLCQTCAFVCPAGAINISCVEPHKSYDFIIWHNTCTVCGNCTYFCPTGAIALSNTLAEATPQSEKYTAITANMVEYGECQKCHEPMINVPQTMLQKGFKNVSEELVSLFNLCPKCRRDHTFAKRAL; encoded by the coding sequence ATGAATGTCTACAAAGGAAAAATCACCTTTAACAAAGAGCAATGTGTGCTCTGCCAAACCTGTGCTTTTGTCTGCCCCGCAGGAGCGATTAATATCTCGTGTGTTGAACCGCACAAAAGCTATGACTTCATTATCTGGCACAACACCTGTACCGTATGCGGTAACTGTACCTATTTTTGTCCCACAGGCGCTATTGCGTTAAGTAACACCTTAGCGGAAGCAACACCGCAAAGTGAAAAATACACCGCAATTACTGCCAATATGGTTGAATATGGTGAATGCCAAAAATGTCATGAACCCATGATAAACGTACCACAAACCATGCTGCAAAAAGGGTTTAAAAACGTGAGTGAAGAGCTTGTATCGCTCTTTAACCTCTGCCCTAAATGCAGACGTGACCATACTTTTGCAAAGCGAGCCCTTTAA
- a CDS encoding NADH-quinone oxidoreductase subunit B family protein, with the protein MVDNINVYRINAGSCNGCDVELLASILVPKFGFDTLHCTYTNNPEEANIVIVTGSITTRSKPFLEATLKRLPDEKVVVAMGICPITGGVFRDSYSIEGPLDRFVNVDVNIAGCPPSPQSIVDGLIQACALWKEKVNA; encoded by the coding sequence ATGGTAGATAATATCAACGTTTATCGTATCAACGCAGGTTCCTGTAATGGCTGTGATGTCGAGCTTTTGGCGAGCATTCTTGTCCCAAAATTTGGTTTTGATACCCTTCATTGTACTTACACAAACAACCCTGAAGAGGCAAATATTGTCATCGTCACGGGTTCTATCACCACACGCTCCAAACCTTTTTTAGAAGCTACACTTAAACGTTTACCTGATGAAAAAGTTGTGGTTGCCATGGGAATTTGTCCCATTACCGGTGGTGTATTTCGCGATAGTTACTCTATTGAAGGACCATTAGATCGTTTTGTAAATGTTGATGTCAACATCGCAGGCTGTCCTCCATCTCCACAAAGCATTGTGGATGGACTCATTCAAGCTTGTGCACTATGGAAAGAGAAGGTGAACGCATGA
- a CDS encoding HDIG domain-containing metalloprotein — MPKREEAFALLKAYNGDALVTHGLAVEGTMRYFAAKAGEDEETWGIVGLLHDVDYEKFPELHCHKGAEILKEKGYSEIIIRAMMSHGWGICTDVEPHSKMEKTLYAVDELTGLITACALVRPSKSVMDLELSSVKKKFKTASFAAGASREVIQKGADMLGVSLDELIVDVIAAMRAIAPTLGLELKN; from the coding sequence ATGCCAAAAAGAGAAGAGGCGTTTGCTTTGCTTAAAGCCTATAACGGCGATGCGCTTGTGACCCATGGGCTTGCCGTTGAGGGAACGATGCGTTACTTTGCAGCCAAAGCGGGTGAAGATGAAGAAACGTGGGGTATTGTCGGGCTTTTGCACGATGTGGATTATGAAAAATTCCCTGAGCTTCACTGTCATAAAGGTGCGGAGATACTCAAAGAAAAAGGGTATTCAGAAATCATTATTCGCGCGATGATGTCTCATGGATGGGGTATTTGCACCGACGTTGAACCACACAGTAAAATGGAAAAAACACTTTATGCGGTGGATGAACTGACCGGTCTTATTACCGCATGTGCACTGGTTCGACCTAGTAAATCAGTTATGGACTTGGAGCTTTCCTCGGTGAAGAAAAAGTTTAAGACAGCTTCATTTGCGGCAGGGGCGAGTAGGGAAGTTATTCAAAAAGGTGCGGATATGCTTGGTGTGAGTCTAGATGAACTCATCGTTGATGTGATCGCTGCTATGAGAGCAATCGCACCAACACTTGGATTAGAGCTCAAAAACTAA
- a CDS encoding NYN domain-containing protein, which translates to MKNISEEKRIVVLIDADNAQQSKIELILAELSTHGHIIVKRAYGDWSSSYLKNWKEILNELAVQPIQQFAYTTGKNSTDASMIIDAMDLLYTQKFDAFALVSSDSDFTKLASRLKESEIYVFGFGEHKTPISFRNACDDFIFTENLSVNAAETLEDVPEEIKTSNKASNDDGLKELIKLLLIGWEKTQDDEGWASVSAAGAYIKRQSPDFDPRTYGSSKITSLLAKLGEHFEMNRYPGKGTATIVDYRPIVKKAPTPAKRRRR; encoded by the coding sequence ATGAAAAATATTAGTGAAGAAAAACGAATCGTTGTCCTCATAGATGCAGATAATGCCCAACAAAGCAAGATCGAACTTATTCTTGCAGAACTCTCCACACATGGCCATATCATCGTTAAGCGAGCGTATGGCGACTGGTCGAGCAGTTACCTTAAGAACTGGAAAGAGATTCTCAACGAGCTTGCGGTGCAACCTATTCAGCAGTTTGCTTATACGACAGGGAAAAATTCGACAGATGCTTCTATGATTATTGATGCGATGGATTTACTGTACACCCAAAAGTTTGATGCCTTCGCACTGGTTTCCAGTGACAGTGACTTTACCAAGCTTGCCTCTCGCCTTAAAGAATCAGAGATTTATGTCTTCGGATTTGGCGAACACAAAACACCTATTTCGTTTCGTAATGCGTGTGATGATTTTATCTTCACCGAAAATCTCAGCGTTAATGCCGCCGAAACCCTTGAAGATGTGCCTGAAGAAATTAAAACCTCCAATAAAGCATCCAATGATGATGGTCTCAAAGAGCTTATCAAACTACTATTGATAGGATGGGAAAAAACACAAGATGATGAGGGTTGGGCAAGTGTATCCGCCGCAGGTGCATACATCAAACGCCAATCGCCCGACTTTGACCCGCGCACTTATGGGTCAAGTAAGATTACATCGCTTCTTGCCAAATTGGGTGAGCATTTTGAGATGAATCGTTACCCTGGAAAAGGAACAGCAACCATTGTTGATTACCGCCCTATTGTGAAAAAAGCTCCAACGCCTGCTAAAAGGCGTCGTCGTTAA
- a CDS encoding MFS transporter, with translation MNINTFRAFQSRNYRLFFAGQSISLMGTWMQRTAVYWVIYMQTNSAFILGLSVFASQFPSFLFSLLGGTIADRYDRFKVLLFTQIASMVQAIVMTLVVVFTDYSVVELICLSVLLGIVNAFDVPARQSLVHYMVERKEDVGNAIALNSTMVNLARLIGPAVAGFILETFGAGICFMLNALSFIAVIVSLLAMKLPTYIPQAHTQKMLTDLKDGLHYLKSTPSLGILILLLSLMSLLVLPYTTLFPIIAKETLGGDATIYGYLNSFVGVGALSGAILLASLRTNSNLRKLLIIASTLFGLGILFFALSHTLIFSFLFCILAGFGMMLHVTIINTLLQTTSSSEMRGRVISYFAMAFFGMQPLGALLIGTISHYIGAAETLLLEGCSALLIIALFLPYLWNAKRP, from the coding sequence ATGAACATCAACACATTCAGAGCTTTTCAAAGCCGCAATTATCGGCTTTTTTTTGCAGGACAATCCATCTCTCTTATGGGCACATGGATGCAACGTACTGCTGTTTACTGGGTTATCTACATGCAAACGAACTCTGCTTTTATACTGGGTCTTAGTGTGTTTGCAAGCCAATTTCCTTCGTTTCTATTTTCACTGCTTGGCGGTACGATCGCCGATAGGTATGATCGTTTTAAAGTGCTTCTTTTCACTCAGATTGCTTCAATGGTACAAGCCATTGTGATGACATTGGTGGTTGTCTTTACGGATTATTCGGTGGTGGAACTGATTTGTCTTAGTGTTTTACTTGGCATTGTCAATGCCTTTGATGTCCCTGCACGTCAGTCTTTAGTGCATTACATGGTTGAACGTAAAGAAGATGTTGGCAATGCCATAGCACTGAATTCCACCATGGTCAATCTCGCACGCCTCATCGGTCCTGCCGTTGCTGGGTTTATCCTCGAAACCTTTGGGGCAGGTATCTGTTTTATGCTCAATGCCTTGAGTTTTATCGCAGTTATTGTTTCACTGCTTGCAATGAAATTACCCACCTATATTCCCCAAGCACATACTCAAAAAATGCTTACTGATCTCAAAGATGGGCTGCATTATTTAAAATCAACGCCCTCTCTTGGTATCTTAATCTTACTGCTCTCATTGATGAGTCTGCTCGTACTTCCCTATACAACCTTGTTCCCTATTATTGCTAAGGAAACATTGGGAGGAGATGCGACAATTTATGGCTATTTGAACAGTTTTGTGGGGGTTGGAGCTTTGAGTGGTGCAATACTGTTGGCTTCTTTAAGAACCAATAGCAATCTCAGAAAATTACTGATCATTGCTAGCACGCTTTTTGGCTTAGGGATACTCTTTTTTGCACTCTCCCATACACTCATTTTTTCTTTTTTATTTTGCATCCTTGCAGGCTTTGGTATGATGTTACATGTCACGATCATCAATACCCTGCTACAGACCACCTCTTCAAGTGAGATGCGCGGACGTGTCATTAGCTACTTTGCGATGGCTTTCTTTGGTATGCAACCTCTTGGGGCGCTTTTAATAGGAACCATCTCACATTATATCGGAGCGGCGGAAACCCTCCTTTTAGAAGGATGTTCTGCCCTTCTTATCATCGCACTCTTTTTGCCCTACTTATGGAACGCTAAGAGACCATAA
- a CDS encoding isochorismatase family protein yields the protein MITALDKHTALILIDLQEGIVHVPRIHPREELLAKVKDLIHAFRIASLPIVIVNVDPTNAPWTKSRKENTTQHASLTLSADFTKIVEEIHTKPEDILITKQTWNAFYNTPLQDALQKRNITGIVLAGIATSIGVEGTARAASELGYNISFAIDAMSDSILEAHQHSINTIFPRIGEIGDTDHIITALHNRK from the coding sequence ATGATAACAGCTCTTGATAAGCATACTGCCCTTATTTTAATTGATTTACAAGAAGGTATCGTGCATGTTCCTCGAATTCACCCAAGAGAAGAACTTCTTGCCAAAGTAAAAGACCTCATCCATGCTTTTCGTATTGCATCACTCCCCATTGTCATCGTTAATGTTGATCCAACCAATGCACCATGGACAAAGTCACGCAAAGAAAATACGACTCAACATGCTTCACTAACACTGAGTGCTGATTTTACAAAAATTGTAGAAGAGATTCACACAAAGCCTGAAGATATTTTGATTACCAAACAGACATGGAATGCTTTTTACAATACACCTTTGCAAGATGCTCTACAAAAGCGAAATATCACAGGCATTGTTTTAGCGGGAATTGCCACAAGTATTGGAGTGGAAGGAACAGCGCGTGCAGCCAGTGAACTTGGCTACAACATTAGCTTTGCAATTGATGCGATGAGTGACTCAATTTTAGAGGCGCATCAGCACAGTATTAACACTATTTTCCCCCGTATTGGTGAGATAGGAGACACCGATCATATTATTACAGCATTACACAATAGAAAATAA
- a CDS encoding MarR family winged helix-turn-helix transcriptional regulator, with product MDIFELSSSLQRTITTLHKELRKHISLVSIYSMTELETIAHLSKNPALLPSQLATLTRVKTQSMSQILHKLENDALIQRKPCSKDKRKIYISLTAYGTQMLEKMKKDKNEWLKNTIEALLNKQEVLLLEQALPILHKLIDQQD from the coding sequence ATGGATATTTTTGAGCTCTCTTCTTCTCTGCAAAGAACGATCACAACACTTCATAAAGAGTTACGCAAGCATATCTCCTTGGTCAGTATCTATTCCATGACAGAGTTAGAAACCATTGCACATTTATCAAAGAACCCTGCTTTGCTACCTTCACAACTTGCGACATTAACACGTGTCAAAACACAATCCATGTCACAAATACTGCATAAACTCGAAAATGATGCGTTGATTCAACGAAAACCCTGTTCTAAAGATAAACGTAAAATCTATATTTCTCTTACGGCGTATGGCACACAAATGTTAGAGAAGATGAAAAAAGATAAAAATGAATGGCTAAAAAATACAATTGAAGCTCTATTGAATAAGCAAGAAGTTTTACTCTTGGAACAAGCACTCCCTATTTTGCATAAACTCATAGATCAACAAGACTAA
- a CDS encoding FKBP-type peptidyl-prolyl cis-trans isomerase, with protein MTISKNSVVTLEYTITDTAKNLLDSGADPLIYLHGGYNDIFAKIEKELDGKKVGDSITVQLTPKESFGEYDDSLVTIEERGEFDDQIFVGEQFVEIIEDEDDAVEDQKISYTIKEITKDNVTLDGNHPLAGIDVIFTAKVLDVRKATAKEIKEEHAR; from the coding sequence ATGACCATCTCTAAAAATTCGGTGGTAACACTCGAATATACCATTACCGATACCGCTAAAAATCTACTTGATTCAGGTGCAGATCCACTTATCTATCTTCACGGTGGATACAATGATATTTTTGCTAAAATTGAAAAAGAATTGGATGGCAAAAAAGTAGGCGATAGCATCACGGTACAACTCACTCCTAAAGAGTCTTTTGGCGAATACGATGACTCCTTAGTCACCATTGAAGAACGTGGTGAATTTGATGACCAAATCTTTGTGGGAGAGCAATTTGTTGAAATCATTGAAGATGAAGACGATGCCGTGGAAGATCAAAAAATCTCTTACACCATCAAAGAGATCACCAAAGACAATGTCACCTTAGATGGCAACCATCCTCTTGCAGGCATTGATGTTATCTTTACAGCAAAAGTATTAGACGTGCGTAAAGCCACTGCAAAAGAGATCAAAGAAGAACACGCAAGATAA
- a CDS encoding YiiD C-terminal domain-containing protein, with protein MNVLEIPFVQKVGLTHNEKGKLILPMDKSNENHIKTIHASAQFTLAETLSGEALQKTFPHLVGHVVPILRESEIKFKKPATSEIYGLAHIDHVTKEKFEEQLAKKGRASISVDVEIKDTNEILTCSGRFEWFIQKIN; from the coding sequence ATGAATGTGTTAGAAATACCATTTGTTCAAAAAGTAGGTTTAACACATAATGAAAAAGGCAAGTTAATATTACCTATGGATAAAAGTAATGAAAACCACATCAAAACCATTCATGCAAGCGCACAATTTACACTTGCTGAAACCCTTAGTGGTGAAGCATTACAGAAGACATTTCCTCATCTTGTAGGTCATGTAGTGCCTATTTTAAGAGAATCAGAGATAAAATTCAAGAAACCAGCGACGAGTGAGATTTATGGTTTGGCACACATTGATCATGTCACGAAAGAAAAATTTGAAGAGCAATTGGCAAAAAAAGGTCGCGCATCTATCAGCGTTGACGTGGAGATAAAAGATACCAATGAGATTTTAACCTGCTCAGGACGATTTGAGTGGTTTATCCAAAAAATAAATTAA